One Xiphophorus couchianus chromosome 1, X_couchianus-1.0, whole genome shotgun sequence genomic region harbors:
- the LOC114136840 gene encoding piggyBac transposable element-derived protein 4-like, which produces MSRYMTAQQALKYMYECEEDEGALPDGSDSEFELDDELGDPSILFREEEEEGTPTCYVQLRPTHQRTPRRAQRTRTRSRSPLTEAAPETRAGQWNTEEDADAAPVVSRFQPRRTPGPQMDLMSNHSPSELFLLFFAADTVKTICDNTNRYAAKNQANGKKYKWAELDTEELYRFFGLLIYMSLVQLPSVQDYWRQNHFLSVPTPAKVMTRDRFRTIMWNLHPSNPEEDVKNDKKKGTPGYDKLSRLRPVYDDILNACQAYYQPKRELAVDERMVPTKAKTGMTQYMKDKPTKWGIKLFVLAESISGYTVSFSLYTGKTHTASEHGLSYDMVMKLIQPSYLGTGYHIYMDNFYTSPTLLKDLASKKFGACGTYRESVKGCPKGRPNALTKKSRRGSVRWIREGPVVFVKWMDTREVSVCSTIHPAFSGETVQRRVKNEVKRWIVKDIPCPTPVMAYNKYMGGVDLSDQLIQYYSAQRKTYRWYKTVLMHLVDIATANAYILHQELCKAKGVKPMTHKDFNVEMASQLCSVDMAGVPRRKAAEHIPVPISAQQNARNGRLQCRHCLQVNKVRKDTQWKCEGCDVPLCLLIDRNCFAQWHK; this is translated from the exons ATGAGTCGCTACATGACTGCGCAGCAAGCCCTGAAGTACATGTACGAATGTGAAGAGGACGAAGGCGCGCTGCCAGACGGTTCGGACTCGGAGTTTGAGCTTGACGatgag CTTGGTGATCCCTCCATTCTattcagggaggaggaggaggagggaactCCCACGTGCTATGTCCAGTTGAGGCCCACACATCAGAGGACACCACGGAGAGCGCAGCGAACTCGGACAAGATCCAGATCTCCTCTGACTGAGGCAGCACCAGAAACACGGGCTGGACAGTGGAACACTGAAGAGGACGCAGATGCAGCCCCTGTTGTAAGCCGCTTTCAACCAAGGAGAACACCAGGACCACAGATGGATCTGATGTCCAACCACAGTCCAAGtgagctgtttttgttgttttttgcagcTGATACAGTCAAAACCATCTGTGACAACACAAACAGATATGCTgcaaaaaatcaagcaaatggaaaaaaatataaatgggCTGAATTAGACACAGAGGAGCTGTATAGGTTCTTTGGTCTATTGATCTATATGTCCTTGGTGCAACTACCAAGTGTCCAGGACTACTGGagacaaaatcattttttgtctGTTCCAACTCCAGCTAAGGTCATGACAAGGGACAGGTTCAGGACCATTATGTGGAACTTGCACCCAAGTAATCCTGAGGAGGatgtcaaaaatgacaaaaagaaggGAACACCAGGCTACGACAAATTATCAAGACTGCGGCCTGTTTATGATGACATCCTCAATGCCTGTCAGGCTTACTACCAACCAAAGAGGGAGCTGGCAGTTGACGAAAGGATGGTGCCAACAAAGGCAAAAACTGGCATGACCCAGTATATGAAAGACAAGCCAACTAAATGGGGAATAAAGCTTTTTGTGTTGGCCGAGTCAATCAGTGGCTACACTGTGAGTTTTAGCTTATACACTGGCAAGACTCACACTGCAAGTGAGCATGGGCTGTCTTATGATATGGTAATGAAACTTATTCAGCCATCTTATCTTGGCACCGGCTACCATATTTACATGGACAATTTTTATACCAGTCCTACACTGCTCAAGGACCTGGCCAGCAAAAAGTTTGGAGCTTGTGGCACTTATAGGGAATCCGTGAAGGGATGCCCTAAAGGGAGGCCAAATGCTCTCACTAAAAAAAGTAGAAGAGGATCAGTGAGATGGATCAGAGAGGGCCCAGTGGTCTTTGTGAAGTGGATGGACACACGGGAGGTGTCTGTCTGCTCAACTATCCATCCTGCGTTTTCAGGTGAGACGGTGCAAAGGAGGGTGAAGAATGAAGTGAAACGCTGGATTGTGAAAGACATTCCATGTCCTACACCAGTCATGGCGTACAATAAATACATGGGTGGGGTTGACCTGTCTGATCAACTCATCCAGTATTACTCTGCACAACGGAAAACTTATCGTTGGTACAAGACTGTGCTTATGCATTTGGTTGACATTGCCACAGCAAATGCCTACATCCTACACCAAGAGTTGTGCAAAGCCAAAGGAGTGAAGCCCATGACACACAAAGACTTCAATGTGGAGATGGCCAGTCAGCTTTGTAGTGTGGACATGGCAGGTGTTCCAAGGAGAAAGGCAGCTGAACACATTCCTGTGCCCATTAGTGCTCAGCAAAATGCCAGAAACGGCAGACTGCAGTGCAGACACTGCCTCCAGGTGAACAAAGTCAGGAAGGACACGCAATGGAAATGTGAGGGCTGTGATGTGCCATTGTGCCTTCTGATTGACAGAAACTGCTTTGCACAGTGGCACaagtaa
- the asb8 gene encoding ankyrin repeat and SOCS box protein 8, which yields MSSTMWYIMQSIQSKYSLSERLIRTIAAIRSFPHDNVEDLIRKGADVNRMHGTLKPLHCACMVADADCVELLLEKGAEVNALDGYNRTALHYAAEKDESCVELLLEYGAQPNALDGNKDTPLHWAAFKDNPECVRALLESGACPNARDYNNDTPLSWAAMKGNLESVKVLLDYGAQVHVTNLKGQTPISRLVALLARGLGTEQEEECLELLCRAAGRFEIRRPDGTLPKELSKDPQLLARLSNMVAQAPTLRSLARCAIRQSLGVQFLPTAVKELPLPETVKDYLLLRD from the exons ATGAGCTCTACTATGTGGTACATCATGCAGAGCATTCAGAGTAAATACTCCTTGTCCGAGCGGCTCATCCGCACCATCGCCGCCATCCGCTCATTTCCACACGACAACGTGGAGGATCTGATTCGTAAG GGCGCTGACGTAAACCGGATGCATGGGACCCTCAAACCCCTTCACTGTGCCTGTATGGTAGCTGATGCCGACTGTGTGGAGCTGCTGTTGGAGAAGGGCGCAGAG GTGAATGCTCTGGATGGTTATAACCGCACGGCTCTGCACTACGCTGCAGAGAAGGACGAGAGCTGCGTGGAGCTGCTGTTGGAGTACGGCGCCCAGCCGAACGCGCTGGACGGCAACAAGGACACGCCCCTCCACTGGGCCGCCTTCAAAGACAACCCGGAGTGTGTGAGAGCCCTGCTGGAGAGCGGGGCCTGCCCCAATGCCCGGGACTACAACAATGACACGCCTTTGAGCTGGGCAGCAATGAAGGGCAATCTGGAGAGCGTCAAGGTTCTGTTAGACTACGGCGCCCAGGTCCATGTGACCAACCTGAAGGGTCAGACCCCTATATCCCGGCTGGTGGCCCTGCTGGCCCGAGGCCTGGGCACGGAACAGGAGGAAGAGTGCTTGGAGCTGCTTTGCCGAGCGGCGGGGCGCTTCGAGATCCGGCGGCCTGACGGCACCCTTCCCAAGGAGCTGAGCAAAGACCCCCAGCTGCTGGCGAGGCTGTCCAACATGGTGGCTCAGGCGCCCACGCTGCGCTCGCTGGCGCGCTGCGCCATACGGCAGAGCCTCGGAGTGCAGTTCCTCCCCACCGCCGTGAAAGAGCTTCCCCTACCTGAAACGGTTAAAGACTATCTACTACTGAGAGACTGA